The Pieris napi chromosome 11, ilPieNapi1.2, whole genome shotgun sequence DNA segment AAACACGACTGTCGCTTAATGTCGAGGATGCAACCTTTACGAtaagattaataaaacttaataattgtaCACCCCTTGCAATGCCACAAGCCTACGTGATCTAAGATTTTAGTGGATTTTGTGTTATCAAACCtctgtttattaatttgtatgttgataatattaaactataaaattatttgtttttaactgTATTAGCTAATTAACTATACAATCTGTCACGGTAATGTCTAAAGTATCTAATTCAGTTCTTTATTTCCGAAGATGACCTTAGTGGGGCCACACAATTAGCCCCACTTTTCCCTGTCTTCGGTTTCCTTTCATCCTCAGCTCCACTGATTTCTAGGGAATATAGTACAATGGTTTCCCCTTGCATTTATGCACCGTAGTTTGAGTTTGTGCTCGATATCTGGGCTTAGCCATTTCGTCTAGCCAGACCTCCAATCTTCCGTCTGCTTGACTCACTGCTGACGCAGGTATCACGCTTTTACAGGACTTACCGACATGTAAACTTAGCTTAACTTAACATAGCCTTTCCCTCACCAATGGTGAGAAGAGGCTATTTGACGGAGATGTTAAATTTCATGTATTCTTCTTCACTCACCCTTAAGTCagaactatatatataaaaatgaactaAATCCAGAaccaaacaatttttaatgctaaCTGGTTATCGCACAAGGTGGAGGCTCtggaaataaaacattatataagCGCTATGGGTAAAGTAAAGTAGtatttccaaaataatttaaaattactaactCCGTGCAAAGCGAGGCCGCCAGTAATTTTTATCGTCACAAGTATAagaaatattcaataattcCAAAGGTACAAATAGGAGAAGGTACATACAGATAATGTACCCAGCAGATAGGTCCTTTCACTATTTAAAGCGATGGATTTATCAGCTCTTATTTAAACCAGTTTTTTCAATTCTTTTGGCCTGACTTGGACCTCAATATGCATTGCGGGTTAATGACCTGAACTTGAAAACCCGCCCAGCGATTGTATGCAAATTGTATACTTTcttattgttaattgttacAAATGTGACACATGCGGTTAAATGCgtcatatttgtttttaaagaagGGTTTGGAGTAATCGTATCTAAGCTTTGTAGTTGGCCGGTTAAATCTTATCAATTGTTATTTCCGTTTTTCAAAAACGTATGCGTCATGTGTCAGAATTTAGAACTTTTATAGTCTTTGTAGGTATActgataaaacaaaagaataataGTTAAACGCTGAttcaattgttattataaagtattgcaAGTTGTTTTAGACTTTTCTTTAAATCTTATATCATCGTTACGCGTTATATAAAGATTCTATATGAAGAATTATAACATAAAGTACattgtatttttacttaataccTAATGCATTATACCACCATTGTGTCAAATAGATtacttgaaaattattttgttataaaaatatggtttatattttagctttaaaaacagaataattagaaaaatagTGTGTGTCAATGAGATGTGGAAAATAAAGCTTGGAATTTCTTTCGTCGTTTTAAAATTTCGCTATGATATCATTTGATTACACATTTAATTCTTGTACTGAAACTTACAAATGAATGgtctaataaattttcaagAAATGTCTAGATTTGGACTACATATTGATATACCATTAATTATTTGGGTTGATTTGTGatgtttattgttataaaaaaggtataaaaaacaaattttacctTAAATTTATCGGTGAAAAgtctaaaacataaattacaagttaaaattttatagcgTTCAAGTGAGTAGATAAAAATACGCAATGCCTAGTGATAATCTAGCAAAAACTTGGAATTACAATCATCATTTAATCTGATAACATAtcttttactaataaaaacactTCATAACGTAAACtgtgattaatttaataatatttacagagCTAATAGAAGTCATTGAAAGTGATAGgtcgtttatttaaataactaattagatattttgtatcaaCCGCAGTAGACCAAATTAgataataacaatcaaattaaaataaagtggTTTATATTAAATCTCGTTTGGGAACGGTGAACGtgagtaataaattaaaatatttatctttatacttaaaatacatttgtattaattctatataatcattcataataattaaattgtcttGGCTATTATTTAAGCGTATGGATTGATAAGtcgtaattaatttctttggACTTTTCATTTTAAGGGCGCTAATGcaagacaattatttaactaagaTACGTTACGAACATAGTCCACTAATGTCTATATGAAACTTAAAGATAACGTGCTCTAAATTAGTCATAACGGGTTCGGCCCATTAGTCGCACAAAACAGATCATTTGGGAGACAATAAAGTGATCTGTCACCTTGACCGACCCAATGACCGGCATAGATAACTGTGCTAACGATTTTTATTACGTTCAACACCACTACAACATTCCATACGGGCTCCTAAACGGTTGGCCTACTCTACCCCTCATATAAATAAGATTACAACGAGATGAGAGATCAGTGCACCTCCAACGCTCCGATGAAACTCGCGGGGCTTAAGTTTTGatactgtttatttttataggaatCGGGATGAGTCAACAGGCGCTGGGTTTGGCTTTTTTGAGCCTTTTTGCGATCGCGCAGTGTGGACCTCCAGGCAAACCGACGCTAGGATGGGGTGAACGGACCTTTGCTATCGTCGAAGTCAACCAGGCAGCTACAGCTTATAACCAGCTTGTAACAAGGAAAGATGCAGCTGACGTCACAGTTACATGGAATGTATGGTCTGGAGATCCAGCAGATTCAGCTAAGGTTTTATTGGATGGAAAAGAATACTGGTCTGGGGATTCTAGGGCTGCTGGTACAgctacttttaaaattaagaaaggTGGTCGCTATATGATGGAAGTCCAGCTTTGTAATAAAGACGGCTGCAGTTCCAGTGATCCGACAGAAATTGTTGTTGCCGACACAGATGGTAGCCATTTACCACCCCTAGATTACACTCTGGATGAAAAACATAAGCCATTTAAACAGACGTCAGGAAAGGTTGTTGGTGCTTACTTTGTTGAATGGGGAGTTTATCCAAGAAAGTATCCCGTGGACCGTATACCAATCCCGAATTTAACTCATcttttgtacggttttatccCGATTTGTGGCGGAGATGGAATCAACGACAGTTTGAAGGAAATCGAGGGAAGTTTCCAAGCGTTACAGCGATCTTGCAGTGGCCGAGAAGACTTTAAAGTATCCATTCACGACCCCTGGGCTGCGTTACAAAAACCACAAAAGGGACTTTCTTCATGGAATGAACCATACAAAGGCAACTTTGGCCAACTGATGTCTTTAAAACAAGCGAGACCAGATCTGAAGATTCTTCCTTCTATTGGTGGTTGGACCCTCGCTGATCCATTCTTCTTCTTCGATGACAAGGTAAAGAGAGCGCGTTTCATTGACTCAGTAAAAGACTTCCTTCAAACCTGGAAATTTTTCGATGGAGTAGACATAGACTGGGAATTCCCTGGAGGTAAGGGCGCAAACCCGACACTTGGTGGTCCTAAGGATGGTGAAgtctatgttttattaatgaagGAGCTAAGAGAAATGCTTAACGAATTATCCGCTGAAATGGGCAAGAAATACGAATTAACATCAGCTATAAGTGCTGGATGGGACAAAATCCAAGTTGTAGACTACAAAGCTGCGCAGACCTACATGgatcatatttttgttatgagCTATGACTTTAAAGGTGCATGGTCCAATGATACTTTAGGTCATCAAACCTCACTGTACGCTCCCGAGTGGAACTCAAAGGAAACTTATACCACTGATTTCGGTGTTCAGTACCTATTGGCTCAAGGCGTGAACCCGAAGAAAATTGTCGTAGGTGTTGCTATGTATGGACGTGGGTGGACTGGAGTACATAATTATACAGAAGGTAATCCATTCACGGGGATCGCAACAGGACCTTGCAAGGGTACATGGCAGGACGGTGTGGTCGATTACAGGGAAATTGCAAATGAAATTGCTCAAAACAAATGGGAGTTCCACTACGATAACGTCGCTCAAGCTCCTTATGTGTTCAGACCATCTACAGGGGAACTTGTTACATACGACAACGCGAGATCTGTTACCGAGAAAGGTAAATACGTAAGAAAGAATTACCTAGGTGGTTTGTTCGCGTGGGAAATAGACGCAGATAACGGTGACATATTGAACGCAATGAACATGGCTTTAGGTAACAGTCCTGCGTAAATCGTATTATTGTGATAAATGTAAGTTTAGTATTATGTTACTATTAAGGTCTCAAGTAGATTgtattcataaattaaaatacagacTGATTTAAACTAAtgcctttgtttttttttcttcttacataaacaaaataccttTAATGTCGTAAAGATAAATTGTCTAACAATTTTattctataacatattttgttgttaatttagtttttgagaGAAGAGTTCTTCACTATATACAGAGTTTAAAGAAATCGATTTTGcttgttaataattaagttcGTTATAGAACATACCAAAAATAGAGCAGCTCAGAGCTTGCTCTAGAAACTGCTGTATgcttaataaaatctataaaaatacttttactaGAATTAAGCACATAAAACGGGTCTAGgcgttttaaatgtagaatttATGTAAAAGATAACGCCTAATGGTTTATTCAGAGCAAAAATAAATCGTAACTCAGATGAGTTGTTTTTAAAAGgcaatattttgttgttataaAACTGCTATTTGATTAacaaatagtatatatatatttagtatatttttttaaagttaaaacagTCTAACTCCACGTCTTAAACTCTGAGTTCAAATTTGGAATACACaggtttttacttattattgtaaatctatagtaaattaaaaaatgattttatccCTCTATAACAGTGCCTCGTTTAGGATTGCTAccagaataattaaataaaggtttaattattttattctcttccataattgttgattaaataaaaccttaaaaatcaaatatattctaaagtaaagtttaaaatatcaacattAGAAAGTTCTAAgtagctatatatatatgtgctTAAGA contains these protein-coding regions:
- the LOC125053906 gene encoding chitinase A-like; the encoded protein is MSQQALGLAFLSLFAIAQCGPPGKPTLGWGERTFAIVEVNQAATAYNQLVTRKDAADVTVTWNVWSGDPADSAKVLLDGKEYWSGDSRAAGTATFKIKKGGRYMMEVQLCNKDGCSSSDPTEIVVADTDGSHLPPLDYTLDEKHKPFKQTSGKVVGAYFVEWGVYPRKYPVDRIPIPNLTHLLYGFIPICGGDGINDSLKEIEGSFQALQRSCSGREDFKVSIHDPWAALQKPQKGLSSWNEPYKGNFGQLMSLKQARPDLKILPSIGGWTLADPFFFFDDKVKRARFIDSVKDFLQTWKFFDGVDIDWEFPGGKGANPTLGGPKDGEVYVLLMKELREMLNELSAEMGKKYELTSAISAGWDKIQVVDYKAAQTYMDHIFVMSYDFKGAWSNDTLGHQTSLYAPEWNSKETYTTDFGVQYLLAQGVNPKKIVVGVAMYGRGWTGVHNYTEGNPFTGIATGPCKGTWQDGVVDYREIANEIAQNKWEFHYDNVAQAPYVFRPSTGELVTYDNARSVTEKGKYVRKNYLGGLFAWEIDADNGDILNAMNMALGNSPA